In Oligoflexia bacterium, the genomic stretch TTTGATATTTGTTCATGAACTCGGTCATTTCAGCGTTGCTAAATTTTTTGGCGTAAGAGTTGAGGTTTTCTCACTTGGATTTGGTCGAAAAATACTTCAGAAAAAAGTAGGCGACACTGTTTATTGCATCAGCATGATTCCATTTGGCGGATACGTAAAAATGTTTGGTGATGATTTTACAGCGCCAATCTCAACTGAAGAACAAAAATATTCATTTAGCCACAAACCAGTTTTGCAACGAATTGCAGTTGTCTTAGCAGGCCCGCTAATGAACGCATTCTTCGCACTTTTCTTGTTTATCATTATTGCGGCTGTTGGCGAGGAAGTATTATCTGCCAGAGTGGGTGATGTGTTTCCTGGAAGTGCTGCTTATCAAGCTGGCTTTCGCACTGATGACACATTAAAACTGGTCAATGGCACACCCATCGATCGTTGGGATACTTTTAAAAAACTCATTGAAGAAAATCATGGAAAACAATCAACTATTGTTGTTAACCGTGACGGTAAAGAATTTCCGCTTCAAGTAACACCTCAACCCATCACTAACAAAAATATTCTCAGCTCCGCAACCCATGTTGGCGATATAGAGGGTCTCACTTATTTAAAGCGCGCCTCTGCTATTGGTGTGAATAACCCCCTCTCCAGTGGTTCACGCTCGGGTCTTCGCACAGGAGATATCGTTCGTAAAATCGATGGAAAAGAAATTTCAATTTGGAGTGAACTAGAAAGCGCACTTATTCAGGCTGAACAAAAAAGTCAACCTACGGTTGCACTTGAGATTGAAAGAGCCGGGAATCCTAAACTTCAGATCACTCTTGAAATAGAAAAAGGCAACCCTCTATCAGGTTTAGAACCAAGTGATCTTTACCTTTCAAGTGTGATTTCAAAATCAGCAGCAGAAGAAGCGGGAATTCAGCTGGGCGATAAACTCATCTCAATTGCCGGTCACAAACTTCAACGCTGGGAAGATGTTGTAAAAATTGTTCAAGGTTATAAAGAAACAGACGGCGCACTAAAAGTTGAGTACTTCCGCTCTGGTAAACTCATGTCTGCTAATGTAACACCGCGCCTACTTAAACAAACCGACAACACCGGCGTTGAACAACAAAACTACGCTTTGGGTGTAGTTACCGGACTAGTGTTTGCCACTCCAGAAACATTTATTGCCAAAGAAGCAAATCCTGGAAATATGTTTGCCCGTGGTTTTAACGACACTGTCCACTGGACAAAACTTACTGTTTTGAGTTTTGTAAAACTAGCTCAAGGAAAAGTTTCTACCAAGAGTATTGGCGGCCCCTTGATGATCGGAAAACTTGCTAGCGACACATGGCGCATAGGCGTTTCACCATTTTTGAAAATCATGGCAATTATTTCAATCAACCTCTTTATATTAAACCTCTTGCCCATTCCCGTACTCGATGGCGGACATCTTTTGTTCTACACCATCGAATTTTTTAAAGGCACACCACTTAGCTTTAGAAAAATCGAG encodes the following:
- the rseP gene encoding RIP metalloprotease RseP, which codes for MDTILNFFSQGTSFILPFIILLGVLIFVHELGHFSVAKFFGVRVEVFSLGFGRKILQKKVGDTVYCISMIPFGGYVKMFGDDFTAPISTEEQKYSFSHKPVLQRIAVVLAGPLMNAFFALFLFIIIAAVGEEVLSARVGDVFPGSAAYQAGFRTDDTLKLVNGTPIDRWDTFKKLIEENHGKQSTIVVNRDGKEFPLQVTPQPITNKNILSSATHVGDIEGLTYLKRASAIGVNNPLSSGSRSGLRTGDIVRKIDGKEISIWSELESALIQAEQKSQPTVALEIERAGNPKLQITLEIEKGNPLSGLEPSDLYLSSVISKSAAEEAGIQLGDKLISIAGHKLQRWEDVVKIVQGYKETDGALKVEYFRSGKLMSANVTPRLLKQTDNTGVEQQNYALGVVTGLVFATPETFIAKEANPGNMFARGFNDTVHWTKLTVLSFVKLAQGKVSTKSIGGPLMIGKLASDTWRIGVSPFLKIMAIISINLFILNLLPIPVLDGGHLLFYTIEFFKGTPLSFRKIEAMQQVGMFLLLALMVFSMFNDIVRFFAS